The Fibrobacter sp. DNA segment CAGCAGCTGATCAGTTGATTCTGCCCTGAAAATCCGGTCTCTGAGCGCCGATGCACCTGAGAGTCCTTTTATGTAGCGGGAGACATGTCTTTTCATCTCCCTATACGCGAATCTTTCTCCATACATTTCTTTGAACCTGATTACATGCTCCTGCGCCAGATCGACTTTCATCTCAGGAGTCACAATCGGCCCGCATTCAGACTTCAGAGCGCTCTTTATCTGCGCAAAAATCCAGGGATTGCCGAAAGCCTCCCTGCCTATCATCACTGAATCGCATCCGGTTATCCTCAACATCTCCAGGGCATCCTCTGAACTCACGATATCTCCATTTCCAATTACCGGAATGGGAACAGCCTTTTTTACCTCTGTGATTCTCTCCCAGAAGGAATGGCCCGAGAAGCCCATCGACTGTGAACGGGGATGAAGTGTAACTGCAGCAGCGCCGCACTGCCATGCAGATGCTGCAAACTGAACATCAACCCATTCATTCATACGCCACCCGGAACGTATCTTGACAGTTACAGGAACGGGTACTGATTCCGCCACCTTGCCGACTATTCTGCAGAAAAGATCATGATTTTTCAGCAGCCCTGAGCCGCCATTTTTCTTAACGACCTTGGCAACAGGACATCCGGCGTTTATGTCAATAAAATCGGGTCTGACTTTATCATAGGTGAGTTTTGCGGCTCTGGCCATATGATCCGGATCGGAACCGAAAAGCTGAATTCCAATGGGCCGCTCCGATACATCAAACAGCATCAGTTTTTCTGTGACTTCTGAGCAGTAAATAAGACCTTCGGCACTTACCATCTCAGATACCACTATATCTGCACCCTGCTCTTTGCAGATGCGGCGGAACACCGTATCTGTAACGCCTGCCATGGGGGCTAAAACCAATTTTTTATCTGAAAAAAACATCTGAACACCTGATTTGTTATCTGTAGAAAATAGTGACTTCGATATGTTTCTGCAATTATTACCTAACTTATGCACCCGGATCAGGGCAAATTGCGCTTAGCCCTTGTGCATAAAGGCTTTCACAAATCTTGATGTACCACAGGTGTGGTGCACCTGCGATTTGTTCAAGCCTTTCTGCTGCAAGGTCTAAACGCACTTCGTCCCTTCCCGGATGCATAAGTCAGGTATTACAAACTTCCATTGAGCGGTCAATAACGTCAGGAAGTTTTCCAGCCCTCATGGATACAACAGACTCTCTGCCAAAATTTACAATCCGGCACTTCTTGAGTTCGCCAGCATGTTTTTAAGCCGGATCATCGTTGCTTCAAGTTTTACAAGATCACTGCTGAGCGGAAACATCGCATGGTACCTATCCCTGAACCGGACCGCCTCCGCGAACTTATTTGCATTAGTCAAAACTACCAGAATCCTTACATATTCATTAAGAAGATGTGAGAATTCATTTGGAGCGTAATCCCTTTTCTGCTCATGGAGAAAATTACGCTGATGCTTTGCGTGAATCTCAAAAATTTCTATCATTGAAGAG contains these protein-coding regions:
- the dusB gene encoding tRNA dihydrouridine synthase DusB, whose translation is MFFSDKKLVLAPMAGVTDTVFRRICKEQGADIVVSEMVSAEGLIYCSEVTEKLMLFDVSERPIGIQLFGSDPDHMARAAKLTYDKVRPDFIDINAGCPVAKVVKKNGGSGLLKNHDLFCRIVGKVAESVPVPVTVKIRSGWRMNEWVDVQFAASAWQCGAAAVTLHPRSQSMGFSGHSFWERITEVKKAVPIPVIGNGDIVSSEDALEMLRITGCDSVMIGREAFGNPWIFAQIKSALKSECGPIVTPEMKVDLAQEHVIRFKEMYGERFAYREMKRHVSRYIKGLSGASALRDRIFRAESTDQLLTVLKQILEMAR